Below is a window of Halobaculum lipolyticum DNA.
CCACGACGACCTCGTCACGGAGTACGCCGACCGCACCGTCGAACTCGTCGACGGGATACTGGAGGACGGCGGTGGCTGACGGGGGGTCGCGCGACGGCGACGCGGACGCCGAGCGCGCGGGTCACGGCGACGTCGCGGCCCTCGCCGCCCTCGCCGACCGACTCGGCCGCCGGTTCCCGGCCGTCTCGCTCGCGCTGCGGAACCTCTCCCGGCAGCGCCTGCGGGCCGGTCTCGCCGCACTCGGCATCGTCATCGGCGTGTTCGCGGTCGTCTCGCTCGGGATGCTCGGCACCGCCTTGCAGGGCGCGGCGACCGAGGAGTTGGGCGGGCTGGGAAACCAGGTGATCATCAGCCCGGCGCCGGAGACGGAGTCGGACACTCTCGACGGCCGCGATCTGGCGGTGATCGAACGCGCGGCCGCCGGACGGGGAGAGGTGGTGCGCCTGAAGTCGACCGGCGCCACCGTGTCGGGCACCGGCGGCCGGTCGTTCGCGCAGGTGTACGGGACGACGAACCCCGCGGCGCTGTTCGGCGACGCGCCGGGCGTCCCCGACTACCACCGGCAGGGCGCGCTCGTCGGCGCCGACGTCGCGGGCGCGCTCGACCTCCGGGTCGGCTCGCAGATCACCATCGAGGGCAACAGCTACCGGGTCGTCGCCGTCTTCCCCGAGCAGTCGAGCATCACGCCGCTGCGGGCGGACTCGGCGGTCGTGCTCCCGCCCGGCGAGTTCGCCACCGACGGCTTCTCGCAGGTGGTCGTGCAGGCGGCCTCCGGCGAGGACGCCGAGGCGGTCGCCGGCGAGGTGCGCGACGGACTCAACGCCCGCGAGCGCCGCGTGTCGGTGTTCTCGCTGACGAGCGTGCTGTCGCAGATCTCGGAGTTCTTCGCGCTGCTCAACGGCTTCCTCCTCGCCGTCGCCGGGGTGTCGCTCGTCGTCG
It encodes the following:
- a CDS encoding ABC transporter permease is translated as MADGGSRDGDADAERAGHGDVAALAALADRLGRRFPAVSLALRNLSRQRLRAGLAALGIVIGVFAVVSLGMLGTALQGAATEELGGLGNQVIISPAPETESDTLDGRDLAVIERAAAGRGEVVRLKSTGATVSGTGGRSFAQVYGTTNPAALFGDAPGVPDYHRQGALVGADVAGALDLRVGSQITIEGNSYRVVAVFPEQSSITPLRADSAVVLPPGEFATDGFSQVVVQAASGEDAEAVAGEVRDGLNARERRVSVFSLTSVLSQISEFFALLNGFLLAVAGVSLVVAGVSIFNVMLMTVSERRGEIGVLRAVGIHRDQVLRTLLVEATLLGVGGGALGVVLGTVGVVLVAFNTELPLDAVLVPANAFVALGAFAFGATVALVGGLYPAYRAAWEPPVESLRG